A region from the uncultured Macellibacteroides sp. genome encodes:
- a CDS encoding OmpH family outer membrane protein — MKKIFYMCSMLLLCSFAGMAQKFALIDMEYILKNIPAYEMTNEQLSQLSEKWQNEVEAIQQEAQNMYKTYQSDLVFLSAEMKTKREEAIVRKEQEAQDVKRKYFGAEGELYKKRESLMKPMQDEIYNAVKTIAEEKGYQVVVDRASAMSIIFASPKIDISNEVLLKLGYSK, encoded by the coding sequence ATGAAAAAGATTTTCTACATGTGTTCAATGCTTCTTCTCTGTTCGTTTGCGGGCATGGCACAGAAGTTTGCTCTGATAGACATGGAATATATTTTGAAGAATATCCCTGCCTACGAAATGACAAATGAACAGTTAAGCCAGCTATCTGAAAAGTGGCAGAACGAAGTCGAAGCAATTCAACAGGAAGCTCAGAATATGTATAAAACATATCAAAGCGATCTGGTTTTTCTCTCTGCCGAGATGAAAACCAAACGGGAAGAGGCAATCGTTCGTAAAGAACAGGAAGCTCAGGACGTGAAGAGAAAGTACTTTGGAGCCGAAGGCGAACTGTATAAAAAGCGGGAAAGTCTTATGAAACCGATGCAGGATGAAATTTACAATGCAGTGAAGACTATTGCTGAAGAGAAAGGTTACCAGGTAGTTGTAGACAGAGCGTCTGCAATGAGTATTATCTTCGCATCCCCTAAAATCGATATCAGTAATGAAGTCTTGCTAAAATTAGGTTATTCAAAATAA